From the genome of Palaemon carinicauda isolate YSFRI2023 chromosome 6, ASM3689809v2, whole genome shotgun sequence, one region includes:
- the LOC137643195 gene encoding uncharacterized protein, which translates to MEDECHQISQIGPEEKLGAIRDLGLCFGCLRSGHRSQYCRNRKSYNICNGIHPTLLHRRQEVEVVQEVEVVGSECSNRALVVKEKGTHDKIAMFRAVRGGSIGTGMSVVPIKIRSREGREVLAKAFLDNVSSTCFFSEALMQTLGCTERQDVKVSVETINGIGEVACSLVSGLSVLDYEGKTCNTLPPVSSASCIPIDECDVVRAVDLEYWAHLREIYTPDVDAEVRLLIGNNVPHLLEPREVINSTCLHEPHAIRTLLGWVVCGAKDKGCQEHLNSIQVTSKRLELDHMKVESYNREYDDVPSNKREMSAEDRKSLEIIKRG; encoded by the coding sequence ATGGAggatgaatgccaccaaatatctcaaatAGGACCCGAGgaaaaactgggagccataagggacttggggctctgttttggctgtctgagaagtggtcataggtctcagtattgccGAAACAGGAAAAGTTATAACATATGTAATGGAATTCATCCCACTCTATTGCATCGACGAcaggaagtagaagtggtccaGGAAGTAGAAGTGGTAGGATCTGAGTGCTCAAATAGGGCCTTAGTGGTTAAGGAGAAAGGTacacatgacaaaattgctatgttcagAGCAGTTAGAGGGggtagcattggtacagggatgtcagttgtgccAATAAagattaggtcaagggaaggaagagagGTTTTGGCAAAGGCATTCTTGGACAATGTGAGTTCCACATGCTTTTTctcggaagctttaatgcagaccctaggctgcACTGAGAGGCAAGACGTTAAGGTGAGTGTTGAAACCATCAATGGAATAGGGGAAGTTGCATGCAGCCTAGTCTCAggattgtcagtattggactatgagggcaagacATGCAATACACTCCCTCCGGTGTCAAGTGCCTCTTGCATACCAATTGATGAGTGTGATGTGGTCAGGGCTGTTGATCTGGAATACTGGGCACACTTACGAGAGATTTACACCCCAGATGTAGATGCTGAGGTGcgtttattaattgggaacaatgtTCCTCACTTGCTCGAGCCAAGGGAAGTTATCAACTCAACATGCCTCCATGAACCACATGCCATACGAACGTTATTGGGTTGGGTAGTATGTGGAGCAAAGGACAAAGGGTGTCAAGAGCATCTCAATAGCatccaagtgacaagcaagcgTCTTGAGTTAGACCACATGAAAGTTGAAAGTTATAATCGCGAGTATGATGATGTTCCATCTAACAAAAGGGAAATGTCAGCAGAGGACAGGAAATCTCTAGAGATAATAAAAAGGGGTTAG
- the LOC137643196 gene encoding uncharacterized protein, translating to MALGVVAYLRVSDPWGNVSCRFIMGKARVVPLNYVSVPRLELSAAVLAVRLGSTILTLIDFRVDWVYYWTNSTTVLRYIRDDQARYQKFVANRVSMIMEGSDQKEWRYVNSEWNPTDDATRSKQSERWRKGPEFLLKEKCFWSTKPAQMSDGVEGLVKREIRPTGTRGYQIISYRIGLDIRQTGLYKIIHHYSRWIKLLRALSWLLLYARYVIYKDRQLLSELDMHLSTEIISLAETVVVEVTEC from the coding sequence ATGGCTTTAGGAGTAGTGGCATATTTGCGGGTCTCGGATCCGTGGGGAAAtgtatcttgcagattcatcatgggaaaggcaagggtagTACCATTGAACTATGTTTCAGTGCCCCGCCTTGAGCTTAGTGCAGCGGTACTGGCCGTAAGACTCGGAAGCACTATTTTGACCCtgatagatttcagggtagatTGGGTCTATTATTGGACCAACTCAACAACCGTCTTGCGATATATTAGGGATGATCAAGCCAGATACCAGAAATTTGTGGCAAATCGTGTTTCTATGATAATGGAAggcagtgatcagaaagagtggaggtatgttaactctgagtggaacccaacagacgatgcaacacgttccaagcagtcCGAAAGGTGGAGAAAAGGGCCAGAGTTTCTGTTGAAGGAGAAGTGTTTCTGGTCAACTAagccagctcaaatgtcagatggtgtggaAGGATTAGTTAAGCGTGAGATAAGACCAACAGGAACTAGAGGATACCAGATAATTAGTTACAGGATTGGGTTGGATATCAGACAAACAGGTTTGTATAAAATTATCCACCACTATTCCAGGTGGATCAAGCTCCTTAGGGCTTTGAGTTGGTTGTTGCTATATGCTAGGTACGTTATTTATAAAGATAGGCAGCTGCTCAGCGAGCTAGATATGCATTTATCCACCGAAATTATTAGCTTGGCAGAGACTGTGGTAGTGGAGGTAACAGAGTGTTGA